A DNA window from Streptomyces sp. 71268 contains the following coding sequences:
- a CDS encoding alpha/beta hydrolase, whose translation MNETTDAIRPPEPDFSAITPEELLVYRAAENRFRASVAARAIIGEPHAGAAIDWQEIALPDRTLPVRVYRPAPTGGDEAGTRTELPLVVHVHGGGFVGTATQCDWTNSHLAARLPALVVSVEHRLLAPDSPLSSAVDDGWDALWHVVRHAGRWGVDPARVAVFGESCGALISALTAIRAREAGLRLRAQVLVNPAVDVTEAMFDHPSITRYAYQPSRALPLLRYVRRLATPPGADARALSPLHADDLSGLAPALVVVPTQDALADHGRRYAERLSQAGNPVRLTEYPEAKHAFLTLPGVEPQAEAAQAEILAFLRTALAK comes from the coding sequence ATGAACGAGACCACCGACGCGATACGGCCGCCGGAGCCGGACTTCTCGGCCATCACACCGGAGGAACTGCTCGTCTACCGCGCCGCGGAGAACCGCTTCCGGGCCTCCGTCGCGGCACGCGCGATCATCGGGGAGCCGCACGCCGGCGCCGCGATCGACTGGCAGGAGATCGCGCTGCCCGACCGCACCCTGCCGGTACGGGTCTACCGACCGGCCCCGACGGGCGGTGACGAAGCCGGGACCCGTACCGAGCTGCCGCTCGTGGTCCACGTCCACGGAGGCGGCTTCGTGGGCACGGCGACACAGTGCGACTGGACCAACAGTCACCTCGCCGCGCGGCTGCCCGCCCTCGTCGTCTCGGTCGAGCACCGCCTCCTGGCCCCCGACAGCCCGCTGTCCAGCGCCGTCGACGACGGCTGGGACGCGCTCTGGCACGTGGTGCGCCACGCCGGGCGGTGGGGCGTCGACCCGGCGCGGGTGGCCGTCTTCGGCGAGAGCTGCGGCGCGCTGATCAGCGCGCTGACGGCCATCCGGGCGCGGGAGGCCGGCCTTCGGCTCAGGGCGCAGGTGCTGGTCAACCCGGCGGTCGACGTGACCGAGGCGATGTTCGACCACCCCTCGATCACCCGGTACGCGTACCAGCCGTCCCGGGCCCTTCCGCTCCTGCGGTACGTGCGGCGACTCGCCACCCCGCCGGGAGCCGACGCCCGCGCCCTCTCACCGCTGCACGCGGACGACCTGAGCGGGCTCGCCCCGGCGCTCGTGGTGGTGCCCACCCAGGACGCGCTCGCCGACCACGGCCGCCGCTATGCCGAACGACTGAGCCAGGCGGGGAATCCCGTGCGGCTGACCGAGTACCCGGAAGCCAAGCACGCCTTTCTCACCCTGCCCGGGGTGGAACCGCAGGCCGAGGCCGCCCAGGCGGAGATCCTCGCGTTCCTCCGTACGGCCCTGGCGAAATGA